AAAATTTCCACAAATAACCGGCACCGGATGAGAAATCCAAATCGTTCTCACTGTTGAGAAAGAGCAGCAATCGCATCCCCAGGATCACCAACATGGAAGGAAATGTCACGAAACGACCTTCAACAAATGTCCTTCGAAAGGTGAGTAGAGATGTGGCCATATCAGAAAAGCTGAATGTTGTAGTGGCTATCGCAGGTCAAATCCAATATCTTTTCGAAAGGTGCACTTCTCAAAACAGATCTTTGAGATCGATTGGTAGGATCGCAAGAGCGCTTCATCCATGCTCTTTCCGTAGGAGGTGACAGCCAACACACGACCGCCGGCGGTGACCACATGGTGATCTTCCATCCTTGTGCCGGCATGGAACAGAATACTGTCGGTCACCTCTTCCAGGCCCAGAATCTCTTTACCCTTCTCATAAGACCCGGGATACCCCCCCGAGACCATCATCACCGTCACAGCCGTTCGGTCGTCAATCTCCAGCTTCTTTCGGTCGAGAGTCTCAGTCGTGACCCCAATAAAGAGATCAAGAAGGTCAGACTTGATGAGCGGCATCACCACTTCTGTTTCCGGATCGCCCATGCGTACATTGTACTCAATCACCTTTGGCTCTCCCTCTACCTTGATCAGGCCCAGGAAAATGAAACCCTTGTATTCTATCTTTTCTTTGTTGAGGCCCAAAATGGTAGGCTCAACGATACGGGTACGAACTTTCTCCATAAATGCCTCATCGGCAAAGGGTACAGGTGACACTGCACCCATGCCGCCGGTATTGAGTCCTGTGTCACCCTCGCCAATCCGCTTGTAGTCCTTGGCTACAGGCAGAATCTTATAGGAGCTGCCATCGGTCAATACAAACACTGAGCACTCTATACCTGAAAGAAACTCCTCAATGACCACCTTGCTGCCTGCCTTTCCGAACTTGCCATCCAATATCTCCCGAAGCATCTGTTTCGATTCATGCAAATCATCCAGAATCAGCACCCCCTTGCCGGAAGCCAGCCCATCGGCTTTCAACACATAGGGTGAGGAAAGAGAATCAAGAAATGTATCCCCCTCAGCAATGTTCTCAGGAGTCACAGTAAGATAACGCGCCGTAGGGATCTGGTGTCGCATCATGAAGTTCTTGGCAAAATCCTTACTCCCCTCCAGTTGGGCTCCTTTCTTGGAGGGACCGATTACGGCGATGTGACAAATATCCTCATCGTCACGGAAAAAATCAAAGACACCTTCCACCAACGGGTCCTCCGGACCTACAACAATCATGTCGATGTCATGCTCCAGAGCAAATCGCTTCATCTCAACAAAGTCTGTCACTGCAAAGGGCACATTGGTCCCCAACTGGGCCGTCCCTGCGTTGCCGGGAGCAATGTAGAGATTGTTCAGGTAACTGCTTTTACGTATTTTCCACGCCATGGCGTGTTCACGGCCTCCGGAGCCTAGAAGAAGAACATTCATAACCTCAGTGAATCCTTTATGAAATTAATAACCACTGCCCTTGCAGCAATAAGCGGGCAACAATGCACAAAGCTACTAAAAAAATTCAAAAATGCATCCAGCAGCTTTGAAAAAAGAACCACCATTCACCCTAAAACCGCTATCTTTGCATTTCAAAAAAAACTCAATGATGGTTCAAAATAGAATTTGTACTCTTTTAGGCATCCGTTACCCAATCATACAGGGGGGCATGGTGTGGTGCAGCGGCTGGAAACTTGCCGCGGCGGTGAGCAATGCAGGAGGTCTGGGGCTGATCGGTTCAGGCTCTATGCACCCTGACATGTTGCGTGAACACATTACCAAATGCAGAATGGCCACCAAGAATCCCTTTGGTGTAAATATACCCCTGATGTATCCGCAGATTGAGGAGATCATGCAGATTGTCATCGATGAAAAGGTGCCGGTGGTCTTCACCTCCGCGGGTAATCCGAAGAGTTGGACTGCCACCCTTAAAAAACAAGGGATCACGGTGGTACACGTGGTTTCAAGCTCCCGATTCGCAAGCAAGGCTGCAGAGGCCGGCGTCGATGCCATCGTCGCAGAAGGCTTTGAAGCAGGGGGCCACAACGGACGCGAGGAGACCACCACCCTCACCCTAATACCACAGGTACGTGCTGCAACAGGACTCCCCTTGATTGCTGCCGGCGGTATTGCCACCGGTGCAGGGATGGCGGCAGCCTTCGCCCTCGGATCCGAAGGGGTGCAGGTGGGTACCCGTTTCGCTCTCACTGTTGAAAGCTCCGCCAGCGATGCCTTCAAGCAGCGTTGCATCGAACTGAACGAAGGGGATACCCTTCTCTCACTGAAGAAGGTGAGTCCCACACGACTGGTTAAAAATGAATTCTTCCAACAGGTGCAAGAACTGGAGGAGAGGGGAGCCTCGGCTGATGAGCTTCGTGAATTGCTGGGACGTGGACGTGCAAAAAAAGGCATCTTCGAAGGTGATCTGACAGAAGGCGAGCTTGAGATAGGGCAGATAGCCTCTCATATCCGTGAGATTCTCCCCGCCGGCGAGGTAGTACGCAGCATGATGGAGGAGTACCACCAGACACTGAAACATTTGTCGGCACAAACATTCGCCTGACAAGGGATCAAGAGATAAAACCTAAACCAAAACTCGGTACCGTAATATGACATTGTTCAGAAGGTCTCTCATATTATTGTTCTTCGCATTGACATCGTTCCACTCAGAGTCAGTTGCACAGCAAACAAAGAATTTCTCACTGGAAGAGCTGATACCAGGAGGGAATGATTATAATCGCTTTACCGCACGCATTCCCGGTTCATACCATTGGCATGGCAACCGCCTGATGGTAACGGAAAGGGACACTGTATGGGAAGTGATCAACCCAACCGGAAGAATCAGCAAAAAGATGTGGCTCACCTTCGATGAGTTATCTTCCGACGCGAGGCTTGGGGAGGAACAGGTGACAAGGATCTCCTTTCAGGAAGAGGAAGGCGATGCTGCCATCCTAACCACCGGCAACGGGATCGCTACCCTAAATCCAAAGCAAAAAAAAATAGAGACCGTATTCAGCTTCCCGGAAAAGAGTGCCAACCATACCCTCTCTCCCTCGGGCCATCACCTTGCCTTCACGAAGTCCAACAATCTCTACCTGCTCGACAGCGCGGGCAAGGTCTCAACAGTCACAAACGACTGTGACAAAGGGATCGTAAACGGTCAGTCGGTTCACCGCAACGAGTTTGGTATCAACAGCGGTATCTTCTGGTCGCCCGATGGCAGCATGTTGGCTTTCTACCGGATGGACGAACGAATGGTGAGCGACTACCCACTGGTGGACGCCTCATCCAGGGTGGCAGAGGCGAAGCCGGAGAAATACCCCATGGCAGGTATGAGCAGCCACGAGGTCACCATAGGCATTTACAACATCCTTGAGAATAAGACCATATGGCTCAAAACAGGTGAGCCGTCTGACCATTATCTCACCAATATCGCCTGGAGTCCGCGTGGGGAAGCACTTTATGTTGCACATCTCAACCGCGGTCAGGACACCATGCAGCTGAAGCGATACAACAGCACGACGGGAGAGAATGAACTCACCCTTTTCGAAGAAACAGATCCCAGATATGTGGAGCCGGAGAATCCGGTACTCTTCGTGCGAGGCAGAGATGACCTTTTCATCTGGCAAAGTGAGCGTAGCGGATACAATCATCTTTATCTTTACGACACTGATGGCAACATGTTGAAGCAACTCACCGACGGTAACTGGGAGGTGACAGAAATCACAGGTTTTGACGAGAATGGTGAAAACCTCTTTTTCATCTCTACCCTACCCTCTCCCATCGACCGCCACATCTGCAGCGTCAACCTCACAAGCGGAAAGATCACACAGCACACCACACTCCCCGGAACACATAGTGCAAAGCTCAGCAGCTCCGGGCGCTACCTGATTGACCGCCACACGGCTCACGGCAACCCAGGCCGAACAGACCTCCTCGACAACCGCACCGGTAAGATTACACCACTGAATGCCGCCGTTGACCCCTTCGCCGGCTATTGCATGCCCACTGTTGAAGCAGGCACCCTAAAAGCGGCCGACGGGGTGAGTGACCTCTGGTATCGCATGGTGAAACCGGCCAACTTTGACAGCACAAAGAGATACCCGGTTGTTGTATATGTCTACGGGGGGCCCCACTCACAGCTGGTGAGCAACCGCTGGCGCTACGGCTCCGGTGGATGGGAAACCTACATGGCACAAAAGGGCTTTATCATCTTCGTAATGGACAACCGCGGCACATCATACAGGGGAAAGGCGTTCGAACAGGTCACCCACCGTCGCTTGGGAGTCGTGGAAAGCGAAGACCAGCTGAAAGGGGTGGAATACCTACGTTCGCTGCCTTACGTGGATAGTGACAGAATGGGCATCCACGGATGGAGTTATGGCGGCTTTATGACCATCAACATGCTGTTGCGTTACCCCGGACTTTTCAGGGTGGGAGTGGCCGGTGGTCCTGTGATCGACTGGAAATATTACGAGGTGATGTATGGAGAGCGTTACATGGACACACCGCAGGAAAATCCGGAAGGATACAGGGAGAGCAGCCTGCTCAACAGAGCCGGTGATTTGCAATCACGCCTGCTGATGATCCACGGCGATGAAGACCCTACGGTGGTGATGCAGCACACCCTTCAGTTCCTGAAAGAAAGCATTCAGGCAGGCACCCACCCCGACCTCTTCCTCTACCCGGGACATGGACACAACATGATCGGCCACGACAGGGTACACCTCCATGAACATATCACCCGTTATATTGAGGATTTTATCGACAGGACCAAGCCGTAGCAATTCCTGAAAAAGTTGCTATCTTTGCATTCAGCTATGCAATACAAATTATTTCCACCGGAGCGTTTTTCCTTCTTCAGCCTGAGCAGCGGCAGCTGCGGCAACTGCTACTACCTGGGCAACAACCGCTACGGCATATTGATTGATGCGGGATTGGGGCCGCGAGTCATCAAAAAGCGACTGGCACAGCATGGCGTGGAGCTATCTTCCATCATGGCGATACTGATCACACACGACCATTATGACCACATCAAGTCGGCAGGCTACCTGGGAGAGAAGATGTACATACCGGTTTACGCCACCCGTGAGGTACACCGCGGCATTGACGCCTGCCCCATGATCAGCAACCGATTGAACGGCTCCGCCAGATATATCGAGAAGGGAACACCCTTTCAGATCGAAGATCTCCGCATCACCGCTTTCGATGTGCCACACGACAGCAACGACAATGCCGGATACCTCATTGAGTTTGCAGGCCAGAAGCTGATTATCGCCACCGACGTCGGTACAATCACCGATGAAGTGACACGTTATGCAGCACAGGCAAACCACCTTGTGATTGAAAGCAACTACGACGAGGATCTGCTCATGAACGGCCGCTATCCGGTCTACCTGAAAAAGCGAATCTCCTCAGGCGCAGGCCACCTGAGCAACCGCCAGGCCGCTGAATTTCTGGCAGATCTTTTCCATGAGGAGTTGCGCAACATCTGGCTCTGCCACCTCAGCGGCGACAACAACAACCCACAGCTGGCCTACAGCACCATCAAAGATCATCTCACCCGCAATGGCATTGAGGTGGGGCAAAAGCTGGCACTCCGGGTGTTTGAGAGAAACATATTGTCCGATAAAATCGAACTCTGAACAATGTCCCTATCCCCGATACTCCTCTTTACATACAACCGTCCCGAGCACACAAGGTTGACACTTGAGGCACTGAGGAAAAACCACCTCAGCGACAGGAGCAGGTTGTATATCTTTTCCGATGGTTACAGGAATGAAACAGACAGGGAGGAGGTGATGAAAGTACGTGAACTGATCCGTTCAGTGGAGGGTTTTGCTTCGATTCACATTGAAGAACGAACAGAAAACGTGGGCCTTGCCCGCAACATCATTGAAGGTGTCACGGGTGTCGTAAACGAGCATGGAAAGGTGATCGTCCTGGAAGATGACCTGATCACATCTCCCTACTTCCTCACCTTCATGAACGACGTCCTGGAGCGATATGAGCAGGAGGAGAAGATTGCCCATGTTCAGGGCTTTTGTTTCCCGCTGCTTGATTTGCCCGATGCCTTCCTGATCAAATGGACCGGCAGCTGGGGGTGGGCTACCTGGAAGCGGGCATGGGATATCTTCAACCCCGATGGGGAGGCACTCCTGTCGGAGATAATGAAGAAAAAACTGAACAGGGAGTTTGACTTCAACGACAACTATCCCTTCACCCGCATGCTCCGCAGGCAGGTAAACGGAGAGAACGACTCGTGGGCCATCCGTTGGAATGCATCCCTCTTTCTGAAGAACAAGCTCTCGGTGAACGCCGGCAAGTCGCTGGTACAGAACATCGGATTCGATGGGAGCGGGCGCCACAGTGGACGTGACGTGATCTACACAACCCCGCTCCACATGTCAGCGCTGAGCAGCGAGATCCCAAGGATAGAGGAGAACAAGGCTGTAAGAAAGTCATTCGAGAAATATTACATGCGCACAAACTCTCTCCTGGCAAAAGGGGTCAGAAGAATTAAAAGGATATTAAGAGTCTGAGACCATATGAAAATCCTGCTCATCAACACATCCGACATCAGAGGAGGTGCCGCCATCGCCGCCTTCCGGCTGATGAACGCTCTCAACGCCAATGGTCAGCATGCGAAGTTGATGGTGCGGGAAAAGCTGTCAGACAATGACAATGTGGTTCAGGTGGGAGGTAACCTGGCAAACCGTTGGAACTTTATAGCAGAGAGAACCCGTATCTTTGCTCACAACCGCTTCTCACGCAAAAACCTGTTTGATGTGTCAATTGCCGACAGAGGGCTCTCCATTGTGAATCACCCTCTTTTCAGGGATGCCGATGTGATTCACCTGCACTGGATCAACCAGGGGATGCTCTCGCTAAAAGAGATTGGCAGGATCCTAGCCTCAGGGAAGAAGGTGGTCTGGACCATGCATGACATGTGGCCCTTCACCGGCATCTGTCATCATGCGGCCGGTTGCGACCACTATGAGAGCAGCTGCGGGAGGTGTCCCTACCTGGCGGCACCGTCACAAAAGGATCTCTCCCATGAGCGTTTCCGAATCAAACAAAACACCTATGCCCATGGGAAAATCACCTTCGTCGCCTGCAGCCATTGGTTGAAAGAGTTGGCCGAAAAAAGTCCCCTTACCCGGGGGCACCAACTCCTATCGATTCCCAATCCAATTGACACAACGCGCTACCGACCAATGGACAAAAAGGAAATGCGAGACAGGTTGGGACTTCCGCAGGAAAAGAAACTCCTGCTCTTTGCTGCGGCGAAAGCTTCCGATTCACGCAAGGGCACCCGCTACCTTGCCGAAGCCAGCCAGATACTGGCAGCGCAGAGAAACGATATCCACATGCTCATCGCGGGCAACCAGGCTGAAGAGATGCTTCAGCAGCTGGCCCTGCCTGCAACCGCTTTGGGCTATGTGAACCCAGATGATATGCCTGCCCTCTACAACGCTGCCGACCTCTATGTAACACCCTCACTGCTCGAGAACCTGCCCAACACCATCATGGAAGCGATGGCCTGTGGCACCCCCTGCGTGGGATTCAACACGGGGGGCATCCCGGAGATGATTGATCACCGGGTGAATGGATATGTAGCTCGTTACAGGGATGCAGCCGATCTGGCTGAGGGGATTGTATGGTCATTGGGGGAATCTGTTTGGTCGGATCTTTCCCAAAGCGCATCTGCTAAAACCACCCTGCACTACGACGCATCTGTCGTTGTATATCAATACATTGACACATATCATGCATAAGCTATCCGTCATTACCGTTACCTTCAATGCGGCCACCACGCTGGAGCGAACCCTGCGTAGCGTGGGCGAGCAGTCCTGGCCCCATCTCGAGCACATGGTGATCGACGGGGGGTCGGACGACGGTACCCTGGAGCTGATCAACGGGCAGCAGCATGAGCGGCTGCATTGGGTAAGTGAACCGGACAAGGGGCTCTACGACGCGATGAACAAAGGGGCTGCCATGGCGACGGGCGATTACCTATGCTTCCTGAACGCCGGTGACACCTTCTTTGCGGCCGACAGCGTGGAACAGATAATGAGCACCTTTGATGAGGCATCGGCACCCGATATCATCTACGGTGAGACCGCCATCGTGGACGATGCCGGAACCTTCCTCCATATGCGGCGGCTGAAAGCACCGGATAATCTTGGATGGAAGAGCTTCCGACAAGGTATGGTGGTCTGTCACCAGGCCTTTATCGTGAAACGAGAGCTGTTCGAACCCTATGACCTGGCCTATCACTACTCATCCGATTTCGACTGGAGCATCCGGATGATGAAAAAGGCGAAAACAATCCACAACAGCCGGCTGACACTGATCAACTACCTCAACGAGGGGATGACCACCCGCAACCGAAAGGCATCGCTGAAAGAGCGCTACCGCATCATGGCACTCCATTACGGTCGGCTCTCCACCTTCGCCCATCACCTCTGGTTCATTGTCAGGGCACTGGTGAAATAGTTCAATGTTTAATTGTTTGTATGCTTGTAAGTTTGATGTTCTGTTAATAACTGAATGCTGACAGCTGACAACTGACAACTAATAGCTAAAAAAATATGTCCCGACGAAAACTGAAACTGGAAGAGCTCAACCGCATCAGCGTGGAGGAGTTCCATGAAGCTGAGAAGATACCACTGACGGTGGTGTTGGACAACGTGCGAAGCCAGCACAACATCGGCTCGGTGTTTCGTACCGGTGATGCTTTCCGGGTGGAGGAGATCCTGTTGTGCGGCATCACCGCCACTCCCCCCAATGCAGAAATTCACAAGACCGCCCTTGGTGCGGAAGATTCGGTGCAATGGCGCTATATAGATGAGACGCTCACCGCCGTGCGGCTGTTGCAGGAGAGTGGGTATATTGTCTACGCGGTGGAGCAGGCAGAGAAAAGCCTCTCACTGGCGCAAGTGAAGTTACAAACGGACAAAAAATATGCCGTGGTCCTCGGTCACGAGGTACACGGCGTGCAGCAGGCGGTGGTCGATGCCTGCGACGGCTGCATCGAGATCCCACAATATGGCACCAAGCATTCGCTCAACGTCTCGGTTGCAACCGGAATCGTGATATGGGATTTCTTCCGGCAGCTGAGTCGCTGAAAGCGCTTCAGCACCTCATCCTAAGAAAACCTCACCCAGCTAAGCGATGCAACGCAATCACTCCTCCCACCGTTTGAGGGTGAGGCGCTCCCCGTCAAATTCCGCATAGGAGAAATAGGTGATCCAGTCGCCCAGGATGACAACCTGCGACTTGTCTGCAATGGGCAGATCCAGCAGGATATGACGATGTCCGAATATGAAGTAGTTGATGCCGGGGTTCTCCTTCAATTTCTCTTTGGAAAAGAGGACCAGATGCTCCCTCTCCTCCCCCAGATACTCCTGCACACCGCCATAGAGACGGCTGCTGTTGGACCAGGCATGGGCTAGTGGGATGGTCAACCCGGGATGGACTGCCGAAAAGCAGCGTCGAAGAAAGCGACTGTGGAATATCTTGCGCAGCAGGTGAAAGGATCGGGAATCATCTCCCAGTCCGTCGCCGTGGGCAAGAAAAAAACGCTTGCCATCGATATCGGTGACCAGCGGTTCAAAGTGAAGGATCAGGCCGCACTCCACCGAGAGGTAATCCGTGAGCCAGATATCGTGATTGCCGATGAAGAAGTGAATCTCCACTCCCGAATCGGTCAGCTCCGCAAGCTTCCCCAGCAGGCGGGTGTATCCCTTTGGCACCACGTAACGGTACTCGAACCAGTAATCGAAGATATCACCCAGCAAGTAGATCGCCCGTGCATCTTTCCGCACGCTCTTCAACCAGCGGCAGAGGCGGCGTTCGGTCTCCCGGCTGTCGGGGTGCGACTTCGATCCCAGATGGGCATCCGATAGAAAATAGATTTTGTTCTTCACCTGACTCAGTTTCCCTATTTCCCGGTCACATCATCCCCAGTTCAAACAGTGCTTCCTCGCTCATCATCGAGCGGTCCCACGGCGGATCGAAGGTGAGGTTGATGTCCACCTTGTTCACCTCCTCGATCGACTCCACTTTCATCTGAACATCCATCAGAATGAAATCGGCCGCCGGGCAGGCGGGAGAAGTGAAGGTCATCTCGATGGTAACGTTGTTGTAGTCATCTACATCCACATCGTAGATCATGCCCAGGTCATATATGTTTACGGGGATCTCAGGGTCATAAACTGTCTTGAGCATCACCACAATCTTATCCTGTAGTTCTTGTAATTCTTCGTTCATATGCATTCACATTTCTGATTAAACCGTTTAACCGGCATATTGTTTAGCTGCCTCAGATGATTCCCTCATCGGCAAAGCTGTAATAGCTGTCACCGCAGACGATGATGTGATCCAGCAGCGTGATGTCCATCCACTGGGCAGCCTCTTTCAGCTTCCGGGTGATCTGCGTGTCCTGGGGACTGGCGGTGCAGTTGCCCGAAGGATGGTTGTGACCCAGTAGGATGCCGGAGGCGTAATGCCCCAGCGCCTCACGGAGGATCAGGCGGATGTCGACCACCGTGCCCGAGATACCGCCGCGACTCACCTGGAGGGTGTTGAGCACCTTGTTGGAGCGGTCGGTGAGCAGCGCCCATGTCTCCTCGTGATTCAGGTCACAGAGGATCGGGTAGAAGTGCTCATAGGCATCGCGCGAAGAGGTGATCTTCTGCCGCTCAACCGCCTCAGCCGATCGTCTGCGACGCCCAAGCTCCAGGGCGGCAATCACGGAAACAGCCTTCGCCTCGCCGATGCCGCGGTATTGCTTTACCAGGTCGTTGACACCCATCCGGCCCAGCCGGTTGAGGTCGTTACCGGTATCCAGCAGGATTCGCCTGCCCAGTTCAACGGCACTCTCCTGGTCATTCCCCGAACCGATCAGTATGGCGATCAGCTCCGAGTCGGAGAGTGCGGCAACACCCTTGAGCAGCAGTTTCTCCCGCGGCCGGTCTTCTTCTGCCCACTGCTTGATGCTTAACTTGCTCATAATAGATTCTTTTGAGAAGTCAGACAGGACAAAAATACAAAGAAAATTCAGGAAACAGCTACAAATCAGCTGATAAAAATTGATTCAACAGCAAATTAATCGATCACATTCCTTCTTCCCGGGAAGAGCTTCGAAAGGAGGAGGAAGCAGATGGCAGCAGCCGTGATGCCGAAGATGTTGGGATCAAGTCCGTAGGGCAGCTTCACCGACAGCAGGGTGAGGGTTAGCGTGGTGGCCCCACCGGTGATCATGGACCAGAAAGCACCGGTGGCACTGCCCCTTTTGGTGAAGAAAGCACCCAGCACCGGTACAAAGAGACCGCTCACCATGAAGGCGTAGGAGTGAAGCATCAACTCCAGCACGTTCTCCATCCGCAGGGCGATGAGCAATCCCAGCAGTCCGATCCCCAGGGTGATCAGCTGCGACTGGATCAGACGGGCCCGTTTGCTCTTGGGCAGTGGTCTGATCTTCTTCAGGATATCGCTTTCGATGTTGCCGGAAGCTGCCATTATACAGCTGTCGGCAGTGGACATCACCGCGGAGAAGTAGGCCGCCATCATCAATCCCATCAGCCCCACCGGCAGGATGGTGCGCAACAACAGTGGCAACCCCATCTCGGCATCCATCATCTCACCGGGTGCAAAGCCCATGTAGGCGAACATGCCATTCTCGAACGCCACCCGGGCAAACAGCCCCAGGATCACACCCATGAAGGCCATGATGGGCCACTCAAAAGCGCCGGCGATGTACCACGCTTTCTGTGCTTCTTTGGGTGTGCGGGTGGCATAGATCCGCTGGTAGAGGGTCATCCCCACGAACCAGATGGGGATGATGGTCACCGCCCAGTTGAGGATGGTGGGCCAGCCGATGTTGTTGAGTTTCAGGAACTCCTCCGGCAGTGTAGCGCGGATTGCCTCCATCCCGCCGATGGCATGGTAGCCCAGTGGGATGCCGATCAGGATCAATCCCGCCAGCAGGATGATCCACTGCACCACATCGGTATAGATCACCGCCTTTAGCCCACCCATGGCGGTGTAGGCGACGGCGATCACCCCCATGAAGATGAGCGCGGTGGTCATGTCGAGCCCCTCAAAGGTGGCGGATGCCAGCTTGGCACCGGCCAACAGCTGGGAGCTGGTAAAACCGATGTAGCCCACCGCGGAGATGATGCCGGCCAGCAATGCCACGCGGGGGCTGTAGAAGAACTCGAACAGCTGCGGGAAGGTGTAGAGCTTCAATCTTTTCGACAGCTTGCCCGCCTTGGGGATCAGGAAGACTGCACTCAGCCAGGCACCGAGCAGTCCCGTGAAAAGCATCCAGGAGCCGGAGAGGCCCATCAGGAAGCCCAGCCCCCCCAGGCCAATGGAGAAGCCGCCCCCCACGTCGGTAGCTACCACCGAGAGGCCGATCACAGAGCTGCCCATCGATCGGCCCCCCACGTAATAGTCGTCGGCGTTCTTGTTCTTTCTCAAAAAATAGATTCCAATGCCCAGCACGAAGAGCATATAGACAATGAAAATCAGGATGTCGATTGTATGCATAACAGTTTGGTTAGCTGCGATGAGAACAATGTGGAAAACAGAGGCAGCAAGGGTTAAAAAAAGAGGTTATTCCTTATTCAGCAATATATTACTGAGAGATATCTGTCTGCAAATCTATACAAAAATGGAGAGAATGGCAAATAGTGATTCCCGATGTGGCTTGTCGAGTCAGACATATTTACACATTCTATATCAACAATAGTTCGTTAAAAATATAGTTTCGAGTCACGCAGCAATTGCTGCAAACTCAATGAGTTCTTTGACAAGTTTATCATTTAATCTTCTGTTCGGTTTAATGCCAGACACGCAAATAAATCGTTCAAGCAGATAAGCGTTGTGTATCATCGTTTTACATGATGCCATCGAAAAGGGGATGCCTCTCTCCTTTGCCAACACCTTTGCCAGGTTGACTGAGGTAAGAGATGCATTAAAGTTGAACGATAGCTTTGCTACATCCCTTGCCTGCGATTGCATCAGTCCGGTGAAGCCTTTTGCATCCCTGAAGCAAAACTCGATCTGAAAACGGGTGCGGTAAAATTCTATAACATCTTTTCCACTCATCTTAGGATTGGTAGAGAAGAACAGTTTTGGCTTTTTCCCATCTTTGGAATACCAGACGACAAGCCTGACCATCTGTTTAAGTGATTTGGAATAGGCTACCAAGGTGTAGAGATCACCGTTATCAACATTGATCTTTTGCACTCTGGTTGTATCCAGGTTGGCCATATCAATCTTTCCGTCGTAGAGTTTAGGCCTGCCTTTCTTGCCCGTTGGTTTCTGCAGTGTTGGATAATAAAGTGCGGCATCATCCCTGAAACGGCTGACCAGATCAAATTTCATCTCTTGCAGACCCGTAACAAAGTTGTTCTTTGCGAAGTAGGCATCGGCAACCACGTAACGGCTTGTCCGATGGAGTTTATCCCGCATCGATTTAATGACCAGCAGGTACCAGTCAATCAGGTTGGCATCACGAC
This genomic window from Dysgonomonadaceae bacterium zrk40 contains:
- a CDS encoding transposase, translating into MDKTSILNQYRGICSDVLGELTAKLNKSFKSFLMETLILYLVIPGRINFLQLGRYGKSCEQRFRQNFSKDFDWLEFNLSLSDRVLTGDRKAIAIDPSYITKSGKNTPWIGYFWSGAAGQAKRGLEILGVGLIDVDNKDCISLQAVQTPDRQTLESRDANLIDWYLLVIKSMRDKLHRTSRYVVADAYFAKNNFVTGLQEMKFDLVSRFRDDAALYYPTLQKPTGKKGRPKLYDGKIDMANLDTTRVQKINVDNGDLYTLVAYSKSLKQMVRLVVWYSKDGKKPKLFFSTNPKMSGKDVIEFYRTRFQIEFCFRDAKGFTGLMQSQARDVAKLSFNFNASLTSVNLAKVLAKERGIPFSMASCKTMIHNAYLLERFICVSGIKPNRRLNDKLVKELIEFAAIAA